One window from the genome of Nicotiana tomentosiformis chromosome 5, ASM39032v3, whole genome shotgun sequence encodes:
- the LOC104085463 gene encoding uncharacterized protein has translation MTDVMKRKFVALEISGKNYMTWVLDAEIHLDAMGLGGAIKDKNKASTQDCAKALIFLRHRLDEGTTSKLKLCGDTITDYDMLEKTFTTFHASNMVLQQQYREKGFKKYFELISLLIVAKRNKDLLMRNHKNRPTGSTPLPEVNEVYSHYSKRGKGRGPVRGRGRGRGRGHGQGRNFSAVNHPTKKNNHQKWKGPRANGSETECYRCGGKGHWANMCRIPKYLVELYQAFLKDKAHEANFVYDNEFDITHLDVADIFEHLDGKLNHSIGDGSMVKDD, from the exons atgacagatgttatgaaaagaaagtttgttgcccttgaaatttcgggcaagaattatatgacatgggtgttggatgctgaaatccatttagatgcaatgggtcttGGAGGCGCcattaaagacaaaaataaagcatctacccaagactgtgctaaggccttgattttcttgcgcCATCGCCTTGATGAAGG AACtacttctaaattgaaactctgTGGAGATACTATCACTGAttatgatatgcttgaaaaaacgttcacaacgtttcatgcctccaatatggtcttgcaacagcagtaccgagagaaaggtttcaagaagtaTTTTGAGCTGATTTCTCTTCTCATTGTGGCTAAACGAAACAAGGACTTGCTCATGAGAAATCACAAAAATCGACCCACTGGATCTACACCATTGCCTGAAGTGAATGAGGTGTATTCCCATTATTCTAAGCGTGGAAAAGGTCGTGGCCCTGTTCGTGGTCGTGGTCGTGGCCGTGGCCGTGGCCATGGCCAAGGAAGAAATTTTTCTGCTGTTAATCACCCCACAAAGAaaaataaccaccaaaagtgGAAAGGGCCAAGGGCAAATGGTTCAGAAACTGAATGTTATCGTTGCGGTGGAAAAGGGCATTGGGCAAATATGTGTCGCATACCAAAAtatttggttgagctttatcaagcattTCTAAAGGATAAAGCTCATGAAGCTAATTTTGTCTATGACAATGAATTTGACATCACCCACTTGGATGTGGCAGATATTTTTGAGCACCTTGATGGAAAATTAAACCACTCGATCGGTGATGGATCTATGGTTAAAGATGATTGA
- the LOC104085462 gene encoding uncharacterized protein, with amino-acid sequence MEDQRSPLSWPYNYFLEEGIEELKHSLVYTTLELENTVISAHEELARKDEEILHLKDLLTRVVKERDEVQGKCQRLGMEKILLQQQLLQQQQQQQKEVQFRFQFQKQQNLAIESAPISSGTTSHDQEHDQILKGVVDSNNNNNNIGLSNSSDCDENNVVVSPPLVQDLMEKIVLKKPLPEKGKFLQAVMEAGPLLQTLLLAGPLPQWQHPPPQLNSIDIPPVTITSPTPRLLHQDSTLSSTGAACASAGACFGKKRDVGADTSPQSISKYQKVVHQSSLTNM; translated from the exons atgGAAGATCAACGTAGCCCTCTTAGCTGGCCTTATAACTACTTCCTTGAAGAG GGAATAGAGGAATTGAAGCATTCTTTGGTGTACACAACATTGGAATTGGAAAACACTGTCATTTCTGCACATGAGGAACTTGCTAGGAAAGATGAGGAGATTTTGCACCTCAAGGATCTTTTGACTAGAGTTGTGAAAGAAAGAGATGAAGTTCAAGGCAAATGTCAAAGGCTTGGAATGGAGAAAATCTTACTCCAACAACAATTactccaacaacaacaacaacaacaaaaagaaGTACAATTCCGATTCCAATTCCAAAAGCAACAAAATCTGGCTATAGAAAGTGCACCTATTTCTAGTGGCACAACAAGTCATGATCAAGAACATGACCAAATTTTAAAAGGAGTAGTTGactctaacaacaacaacaacaacattggACTTTCTAATTCCTCAGATTGTGATGAAAACAATGTTGTTGTTTCCCCTCCATTAGTCCAAGATTTAATGGAAAAGATTGTTCTCAAAAAACCATTGCCAGAAAAAGGGAAGTTTTTGCAAGCTGTAATGGAAGCAGGGCCACTACTTCAAACACTTCTTTTAGCTGGTCCACTTCCTCAATGGCAACATCCACCACCACAACTCAATTCCATCGACATTCCTCCTGTCACTATTACCTCCCCTACGCCGCGGCTACTCCACCAGGACTCCACCCTGAGTAGCACCGGCGCTGCCTGTGCCAGCGCCGGAGCATGTTTTGGGAAGAaaagggatgttggtgctgatacatCTCCACAGTCAATTTCCAAGTATCAAAAAGTTGTTCACCAGTCATCATTGACCAACATGTag